One Candida dubliniensis CD36 chromosome 1, complete sequence genomic region harbors:
- a CDS encoding mitochondrial 54S ribosomal protein MRPL51 (Similar to S. cerevisiae MRPL51;~Similar to C. albicans MRPL51) — protein sequence MPIKAIPKVSIGRNGIGSFVNPCHRITVQYCNWGGSSTHLRELLTNGGLNNYAKSKPNIFFEIKQLRGHPKLIFHYNNNVIKEVEIKNIKQNEIIKTLNEYSQRSGNELFKFNHKVKSINDSVRGIWSPLQVPKGYRHKI from the coding sequence atgcCAATTAAAGCTATACCTAAAGTATCCATAGGAAGAAATGGGATAGGATCATTTGTGAATCCATGTCATAGAATAACAGTTCAATATTGTAATTGGGGAGGATCATCAACTCATCTTCGTGAATTATTAACTAATGGAGGATTAAATAATTATGCTAAATCGAAACcaaacattttttttgaaattaaacaattacGTGGTCATCCTAAATTAATTTTccattataataataatgttattaaagaagtggaaataaagaatattaaacaaaatgaaattattaaaactCTTAATGAATATAGTCAACGATCAggtaatgaattatttaaatttaatcataaagtcaaatcaattaatgattctGTTAGAGGTATTTGGTCTCCATTACAAGTTCCTAAAGGTTATAGAcataaaatttaa